One window of the Anguilla rostrata isolate EN2019 chromosome 13, ASM1855537v3, whole genome shotgun sequence genome contains the following:
- the LOC135238409 gene encoding tyrosine-protein phosphatase non-receptor type 1-like isoform X3, whose protein sequence is MNLGVEAEFRENEEKQWSVFFQELDVISNNLPFKHAKLPENKGRNRYREVSPFDHSRVRLQAGTNDYINASLVIIKEARRKYILTQGPLPSTCGHFWQMVWEQRSFGVVMLNRIIELGSQVKCTQYWPPSEIKELEFRDTGFKLTLIKEDEKANCIIRHLELENTKTQEARHVIHFHYTAWPDFGPPENPTSFLSFILFVRVSGCLSEDKGPLVVHCSAGIGRSGVFCLVDTCLLLMTTRKDPYSVCVRDVLLEMRKYRMDLVQTPQQLRFAYVAILEGIKPILRSLAIQEPMTDSDEEDAPFTFRTSSPPRRAPIGSDESCFFSGTEEEDSMMREASCSGGHSPRWRSCRDAPPPPPLPFPRGRSASPRVVGFGLRTAGDQAAAATTPPPRRRGDGSGASLLAGLYLCATLAIGAYICYRACLH, encoded by the exons ATGAACTTGGGGGTGGAAGCCGAGTTTCGGGAGAATGAAGAAAAGCAGTGGAGCGTCTTTTTTCAG gAACTTGATGTGATATCAAATAATCTGCCTTTTAAACATGCAAAACTACCTGAAAACAAAGGGAGAAATCGCTACAGAGAAGTCAGCCCAT TCGACCACAGTAGAGTACGTCTGCAGGCAGGCACCAATGACTACATCAACGCCAGCTTAGTCATCATAAAGGAGGCCAGAAGGAAATACATTCTCACACAG GGTCCCCTGCCCTCGacatgtggtcacttctggcagaTGGTGTGGGAGCAGAGATCTTTTGGTGTGGTCATGTTGAACCGCATCATTGAGCTGGGCTCT CAGGTGAAGTGCACTCAGTACTGGCCTCCTTCGGAAATCAAGGAGCTGGAGTTCAGGGACACGGGGTTCAAGCTGACCCTGATCAAAGAGGACGAGAAAGCCAACTGCATTATACGACACCTGGAGCTGGAGAACACGAAG ACTCAGGAGGCGCGGCATGTCATTCACTTCCACTACACGGCCTGGCCCGACTTCGGGCCGCCCGAGAACCCCACCTCCTTCCTCAGCTTCATCCTCTTCGTCAGGGTGTCCGGGTGTCTGTCTGAAGACAAGGGGCCCCTGGTGGTGCACTGCAGCGCGGGCATCGGCCGTTCCGGAGTGTTCTGCCTCGTGGACACCTGCCTCCTGCTG ATGACCACCAGGAAGGACCCTTACTCGGTGTGCGTCCGCGACGTGCTGCTGGAGATGAGGAAGTACCGAATGGACCTGGTCCAGACCCCTCAGCAGCTCCGCTTCGCCTACGTCGCCATCCTCGAGGGCATCAAGCCCATCCTGCGAAGCCTGGCCATTCAG GAGCCCATGACTGACTCGGATGAGGAGGACGCTCCCTTCACGTTCAGGACGTCCTCCCCTCCCCGCAGAGCCCCCATTGGCTCTGACGAATCGTGCTTTTTCTCGGGAACGGAGGAGGAAGACTCTATGATGCGTGAAGCCAG CTGCTCCGGGGGCCACAGCCCGCGCTGGAGGTCCTGTAGGGAcgcacctccccccccgcccctgcccttcCCCCGGGGCCGCTCGGCCAGCCCGCGCGTGGTTGGCTTTGGGCTCCGGACGGCGGGGGACCAGGCCGCTGCCGCCACCACGCCACCGCCACGGAGGAGGGGGGACGGGTCCGGCGCCTCGCTGCTGGCCGGCCTGTATCTGTGTGCCACGCTGGCCATCGGGGCCTACATCTGCTACAGAGCCTGCCTCCACTGA
- the LOC135238409 gene encoding tyrosine-protein phosphatase non-receptor type 1-like isoform X1, translating into MNLGVEAEFRENEEKQWSVFFQELDVISNNLPFKHAKLPENKGRNRYREVSPFDHSRVRLQAGTNDYINASLVIIKEARRKYILTQGPLPSTCGHFWQMVWEQRSFGVVMLNRIIELGSQVKCTQYWPPSEIKELEFRDTGFKLTLIKEDEKANCIIRHLELENTKTQEARHVIHFHYTAWPDFGPPENPTSFLSFILFVRVSGCLSEDKGPLVVHCSAGIGRSGVFCLVDTCLLLMTTRKDPYSVCVRDVLLEMRKYRMDLVQTPQQLRFAYVAILEGIKPILRSLAIQQSPVMRSLDPFGRMAPKWVHGHHVPFEGVSSWRSQEPMTDSDEEDAPFTFRTSSPPRRAPIGSDESCFFSGTEEEDSMMREASCSGGHSPRWRSCRDAPPPPPLPFPRGRSASPRVVGFGLRTAGDQAAAATTPPPRRRGDGSGASLLAGLYLCATLAIGAYICYRACLH; encoded by the exons ATGAACTTGGGGGTGGAAGCCGAGTTTCGGGAGAATGAAGAAAAGCAGTGGAGCGTCTTTTTTCAG gAACTTGATGTGATATCAAATAATCTGCCTTTTAAACATGCAAAACTACCTGAAAACAAAGGGAGAAATCGCTACAGAGAAGTCAGCCCAT TCGACCACAGTAGAGTACGTCTGCAGGCAGGCACCAATGACTACATCAACGCCAGCTTAGTCATCATAAAGGAGGCCAGAAGGAAATACATTCTCACACAG GGTCCCCTGCCCTCGacatgtggtcacttctggcagaTGGTGTGGGAGCAGAGATCTTTTGGTGTGGTCATGTTGAACCGCATCATTGAGCTGGGCTCT CAGGTGAAGTGCACTCAGTACTGGCCTCCTTCGGAAATCAAGGAGCTGGAGTTCAGGGACACGGGGTTCAAGCTGACCCTGATCAAAGAGGACGAGAAAGCCAACTGCATTATACGACACCTGGAGCTGGAGAACACGAAG ACTCAGGAGGCGCGGCATGTCATTCACTTCCACTACACGGCCTGGCCCGACTTCGGGCCGCCCGAGAACCCCACCTCCTTCCTCAGCTTCATCCTCTTCGTCAGGGTGTCCGGGTGTCTGTCTGAAGACAAGGGGCCCCTGGTGGTGCACTGCAGCGCGGGCATCGGCCGTTCCGGAGTGTTCTGCCTCGTGGACACCTGCCTCCTGCTG ATGACCACCAGGAAGGACCCTTACTCGGTGTGCGTCCGCGACGTGCTGCTGGAGATGAGGAAGTACCGAATGGACCTGGTCCAGACCCCTCAGCAGCTCCGCTTCGCCTACGTCGCCATCCTCGAGGGCATCAAGCCCATCCTGCGAAGCCTGGCCATTCAG CAATCCCCCGTGATGCGCTCGCTCGATCCGTTCGGACGGATGGCGCCCAAGTGGGTACACGGACACCACGTCCCGTTTGAAGGCGTGTCCTCTTGGCGTTCGCAGGAGCCCATGACTGACTCGGATGAGGAGGACGCTCCCTTCACGTTCAGGACGTCCTCCCCTCCCCGCAGAGCCCCCATTGGCTCTGACGAATCGTGCTTTTTCTCGGGAACGGAGGAGGAAGACTCTATGATGCGTGAAGCCAG CTGCTCCGGGGGCCACAGCCCGCGCTGGAGGTCCTGTAGGGAcgcacctccccccccgcccctgcccttcCCCCGGGGCCGCTCGGCCAGCCCGCGCGTGGTTGGCTTTGGGCTCCGGACGGCGGGGGACCAGGCCGCTGCCGCCACCACGCCACCGCCACGGAGGAGGGGGGACGGGTCCGGCGCCTCGCTGCTGGCCGGCCTGTATCTGTGTGCCACGCTGGCCATCGGGGCCTACATCTGCTACAGAGCCTGCCTCCACTGA
- the LOC135238409 gene encoding tyrosine-protein phosphatase non-receptor type 1-like isoform X2 has protein sequence MNLGVEAEFRENEEKQWSVFFQELDVISNNLPFKHAKLPENKGRNRYREVSPFDHSRVRLQAGTNDYINASLVIIKEARRKYILTQGPLPSTCGHFWQMVWEQRSFGVVMLNRIIELGSVKCTQYWPPSEIKELEFRDTGFKLTLIKEDEKANCIIRHLELENTKTQEARHVIHFHYTAWPDFGPPENPTSFLSFILFVRVSGCLSEDKGPLVVHCSAGIGRSGVFCLVDTCLLLMTTRKDPYSVCVRDVLLEMRKYRMDLVQTPQQLRFAYVAILEGIKPILRSLAIQQSPVMRSLDPFGRMAPKWVHGHHVPFEGVSSWRSQEPMTDSDEEDAPFTFRTSSPPRRAPIGSDESCFFSGTEEEDSMMREASCSGGHSPRWRSCRDAPPPPPLPFPRGRSASPRVVGFGLRTAGDQAAAATTPPPRRRGDGSGASLLAGLYLCATLAIGAYICYRACLH, from the exons ATGAACTTGGGGGTGGAAGCCGAGTTTCGGGAGAATGAAGAAAAGCAGTGGAGCGTCTTTTTTCAG gAACTTGATGTGATATCAAATAATCTGCCTTTTAAACATGCAAAACTACCTGAAAACAAAGGGAGAAATCGCTACAGAGAAGTCAGCCCAT TCGACCACAGTAGAGTACGTCTGCAGGCAGGCACCAATGACTACATCAACGCCAGCTTAGTCATCATAAAGGAGGCCAGAAGGAAATACATTCTCACACAG GGTCCCCTGCCCTCGacatgtggtcacttctggcagaTGGTGTGGGAGCAGAGATCTTTTGGTGTGGTCATGTTGAACCGCATCATTGAGCTGGGCTCT GTGAAGTGCACTCAGTACTGGCCTCCTTCGGAAATCAAGGAGCTGGAGTTCAGGGACACGGGGTTCAAGCTGACCCTGATCAAAGAGGACGAGAAAGCCAACTGCATTATACGACACCTGGAGCTGGAGAACACGAAG ACTCAGGAGGCGCGGCATGTCATTCACTTCCACTACACGGCCTGGCCCGACTTCGGGCCGCCCGAGAACCCCACCTCCTTCCTCAGCTTCATCCTCTTCGTCAGGGTGTCCGGGTGTCTGTCTGAAGACAAGGGGCCCCTGGTGGTGCACTGCAGCGCGGGCATCGGCCGTTCCGGAGTGTTCTGCCTCGTGGACACCTGCCTCCTGCTG ATGACCACCAGGAAGGACCCTTACTCGGTGTGCGTCCGCGACGTGCTGCTGGAGATGAGGAAGTACCGAATGGACCTGGTCCAGACCCCTCAGCAGCTCCGCTTCGCCTACGTCGCCATCCTCGAGGGCATCAAGCCCATCCTGCGAAGCCTGGCCATTCAG CAATCCCCCGTGATGCGCTCGCTCGATCCGTTCGGACGGATGGCGCCCAAGTGGGTACACGGACACCACGTCCCGTTTGAAGGCGTGTCCTCTTGGCGTTCGCAGGAGCCCATGACTGACTCGGATGAGGAGGACGCTCCCTTCACGTTCAGGACGTCCTCCCCTCCCCGCAGAGCCCCCATTGGCTCTGACGAATCGTGCTTTTTCTCGGGAACGGAGGAGGAAGACTCTATGATGCGTGAAGCCAG CTGCTCCGGGGGCCACAGCCCGCGCTGGAGGTCCTGTAGGGAcgcacctccccccccgcccctgcccttcCCCCGGGGCCGCTCGGCCAGCCCGCGCGTGGTTGGCTTTGGGCTCCGGACGGCGGGGGACCAGGCCGCTGCCGCCACCACGCCACCGCCACGGAGGAGGGGGGACGGGTCCGGCGCCTCGCTGCTGGCCGGCCTGTATCTGTGTGCCACGCTGGCCATCGGGGCCTACATCTGCTACAGAGCCTGCCTCCACTGA